In one Candidatus Rickettsiella isopodorum genomic region, the following are encoded:
- a CDS encoding cysteine desulfurase — MKVFDIKKIRSDFPILQEKIKGKPLVYLDNAASTQKPSSVIERLQHFYRHEYSNVHRGIHTLSEVATEEFELSREKIKQFIHAKSFAEIIFVRGTTEAINLVAQTYGLSQIKAGDEIIISHMEHHANIVPWQILCAQTGAQLRVIPINDSGELILEEYQRLLNPKTKLVAICHISNTLGTINPIKAIIDTAHANSPETKVLIDGAQAVAHQKIDVHALDCDFYTFSGHKLFAPTGIGVLYGKQELLAHMPPYQGGGSMITEVSLEKSHYREPPYKFEAGTPHIAGAIGLGAAIDYLNQLDFNAIQLHEQQLLDYATQNLQTIPGLHLIGTAKEKAAILNFTVSDSRGVRIHGHDISDVLNAEVGVAVRAGQHCTMPLMQRFNVDSTVRASLAFYNNKEDIDALISGLQSLKQLFK; from the coding sequence ATGAAAGTGTTTGATATAAAAAAAATACGATCTGATTTTCCTATTTTACAAGAAAAAATAAAAGGTAAGCCTTTAGTTTATCTCGATAATGCGGCAAGCACACAAAAACCTAGCTCGGTTATTGAGCGTCTACAGCATTTTTATCGCCATGAATATAGTAATGTGCATCGCGGCATTCATACTTTAAGTGAAGTAGCCACTGAAGAATTTGAATTAAGCCGCGAAAAAATTAAACAATTTATTCATGCAAAGTCTTTTGCAGAAATTATTTTTGTCCGTGGTACCACTGAAGCTATTAATTTAGTGGCGCAAACCTATGGTTTAAGTCAGATCAAAGCGGGTGATGAAATTATTATTTCGCATATGGAACATCATGCTAACATTGTACCTTGGCAAATTTTATGTGCACAAACTGGCGCCCAACTTAGAGTTATCCCGATTAATGATTCGGGTGAGTTGATTCTAGAAGAATACCAACGATTACTCAATCCAAAAACTAAATTAGTCGCTATCTGCCATATTTCTAATACGTTAGGGACTATTAACCCAATTAAAGCGATCATCGATACTGCCCATGCGAATAGTCCCGAAACCAAAGTGTTAATTGATGGCGCACAGGCAGTGGCTCATCAAAAAATTGATGTCCACGCTTTAGATTGTGACTTTTATACCTTTTCGGGCCATAAACTCTTTGCACCGACCGGTATTGGTGTTTTATATGGTAAACAGGAATTATTAGCGCATATGCCACCTTATCAAGGCGGCGGCAGTATGATCACCGAAGTCAGCCTGGAAAAAAGTCATTACCGCGAGCCACCGTATAAATTCGAAGCCGGTACACCGCATATTGCCGGCGCCATTGGACTAGGAGCCGCTATTGATTACCTCAATCAATTAGATTTTAACGCGATACAGCTTCATGAACAGCAATTACTCGATTATGCCACGCAAAATTTACAAACGATTCCGGGCCTACATTTAATAGGCACTGCCAAAGAAAAAGCGGCTATTTTAAATTTTACTGTGAGTGACTCACGTGGTGTGCGTATCCATGGACATGATATCAGTGACGTTTTAAATGCCGAAGTCGGTGTTGCAGTACGTGCTGGTCAACATTGCACCATGCCATTAATGCAACGCTTCAATGTCGATTCGACCGTACGCGCCTCATTAGCATTCTATAATAATAAAGAAGATATTGATGCCTTAATAAGTGGTTTACAGTCATTAAAACAATTGTTTAAATAA
- the sufU gene encoding Fe-S cluster assembly sulfur transfer protein SufU, producing MMSDLRELYQEMILDHGRSPRHHHAMPLANRLANGFNQLCGDRLTVYLKTDQDKITAISFQGSGCAISMASASLMSELLSGKTLNEAESLFEIFHQLLTSESTTSEQLLRLKKLAVFSGVKAYPARVKCATLAWHTLLAALNQNTELVSTEH from the coding sequence ATGATGTCAGATTTACGCGAACTTTACCAAGAAATGATCCTGGACCATGGGCGCAGTCCTCGCCATCACCATGCGATGCCGTTAGCCAATCGTCTAGCCAATGGTTTTAATCAACTGTGTGGTGATCGTTTAACAGTCTATCTTAAAACGGATCAAGATAAAATTACGGCGATTAGTTTCCAAGGTTCAGGTTGCGCCATTTCGATGGCATCCGCTTCATTGATGTCGGAACTATTATCAGGAAAAACACTCAACGAAGCTGAATCGTTATTTGAAATCTTTCATCAGTTATTAACAAGTGAATCCACGACCTCTGAACAATTACTCAGGCTCAAAAAATTAGCGGTTTTTTCTGGTGTTAAAGCTTATCCTGCACGAGTAAAATGTGCGACGTTGGCATGGCATACCTTACTCGCTGCCTTGAATCAAAACACCGAATTAGTTTCTACCGAACATTAA
- a CDS encoding SUF system Fe-S cluster assembly protein gives MTLYPLNEDALISLKSAIIEALKGVYDPEIPVNIYDLGLIYHIFIDPQGLVKIEMTLTSPGCPVAQTFPGIVENVINNVTDVNETQVELVWDPPWTSENMSEAAKLQLGML, from the coding sequence ATGACACTCTACCCACTTAACGAAGACGCCTTAATTAGTTTAAAAAGTGCTATTATTGAAGCACTTAAAGGTGTTTATGATCCTGAAATACCGGTCAATATCTATGATTTAGGCCTTATTTATCATATTTTTATTGACCCACAAGGTCTGGTAAAGATTGAAATGACGTTGACTTCGCCGGGTTGTCCTGTTGCACAAACTTTTCCCGGCATTGTAGAAAATGTGATCAATAACGTAACGGATGTTAACGAGACGCAGGTGGAATTAGTTTGGGATCCACCCTGGACTAGCGAAAATATGTCTGAAGCCGCCAAATTACAATTAGGCATGCTATAA